In Luteitalea sp. TBR-22, one genomic interval encodes:
- a CDS encoding histidine phosphatase family protein, which translates to MPRHPLTLLVACALVATVAGAQPRPVPVPELARARDPGIVTLLRHARAPGTGDPAGFTLADCASQRNLSEQGRQQARRLGEAFRAVGVKDADVRSSQWCRCVETARLLGVGGVQVAPYLNSFFAGRGDEAASTQALRAAILAKVDSRRPTLLVTHQVNITALTGIVPAEGEVVFVRATAAGTIEVLARATVP; encoded by the coding sequence GTGCCCCGGCATCCCCTGACGCTCCTCGTCGCCTGCGCTCTCGTCGCCACGGTCGCCGGCGCGCAGCCGCGCCCGGTGCCCGTACCGGAACTTGCCCGGGCCCGCGATCCCGGCATCGTCACCCTGCTCCGGCACGCGCGCGCCCCCGGGACAGGTGATCCCGCTGGATTCACCCTCGCCGACTGCGCCAGCCAGCGCAACCTCTCGGAGCAGGGCCGTCAGCAGGCGCGGCGCCTCGGCGAGGCGTTCCGCGCGGTCGGCGTGAAGGATGCCGACGTCCGGAGCAGCCAGTGGTGCCGGTGCGTCGAGACGGCGCGACTGCTCGGCGTCGGCGGCGTGCAGGTGGCCCCCTACCTCAACTCGTTCTTCGCCGGCCGCGGCGACGAAGCGGCATCCACCCAGGCGTTGCGTGCCGCGATCCTCGCCAAGGTCGATTCCCGGCGCCCGACGCTGTTGGTCACCCATCAGGTCAACATCACCGCGCTCACCGGTATCGTGCCGGCGGAGGGCGAGGTCGTCTTCGTGCGCGCCACGGCCGCAGGCACCATCGAGGTCCTCGCGCGCGCGACCGTCCCCTGA
- a CDS encoding SDR family NAD(P)-dependent oxidoreductase has translation MAPSLPQRVALVTGCTSGIGHATAARLQRAGWVVYATGRRLEALTELAALGCRPLALDVQDEGSMQAAVETVTREAGQIDALVNNAGYSQSGPIELVPVDRVRHQFETNVFGLLRLTQLVLPGMRARRTGRIVNIGSMGGRLTFPGGGVYHATKHALEALSDALRFEVAGFGIQVVLVQPGLIRTGFSTAASSSLEGLGAGASGPYATFTAEVERITRESYLKGPMARLAGSADDVAAVVQEALTARTPRARYRVTRSATLLMSLRAVLSDRLWDGFLARTYPRPGVRS, from the coding sequence GTGGCACCATCGCTTCCCCAGCGCGTCGCGCTGGTCACCGGGTGCACCTCCGGCATCGGGCACGCAACGGCCGCACGCCTCCAACGCGCCGGCTGGGTGGTCTACGCCACCGGACGACGCCTCGAGGCCCTGACGGAGCTCGCGGCACTCGGTTGCCGCCCCCTCGCCCTGGACGTGCAGGACGAGGGCTCGATGCAGGCGGCAGTCGAGACGGTGACCAGGGAAGCCGGACAGATCGACGCGCTGGTCAACAACGCCGGATACAGTCAGTCGGGACCGATCGAACTCGTCCCGGTCGACCGCGTGCGCCATCAGTTCGAGACCAACGTCTTCGGATTGCTGCGCCTCACCCAACTGGTGCTGCCCGGCATGCGCGCCCGTCGGACGGGCCGCATCGTGAACATCGGATCGATGGGCGGCAGGCTGACGTTTCCCGGCGGCGGCGTGTACCACGCCACCAAGCACGCGCTCGAGGCCCTCTCCGACGCGCTCCGGTTCGAGGTGGCGGGGTTCGGCATCCAGGTGGTGCTCGTCCAGCCCGGCCTCATCCGCACCGGGTTCTCGACGGCCGCCTCGAGCAGTCTCGAAGGTCTCGGTGCCGGCGCGAGCGGGCCGTACGCCACCTTCACCGCCGAGGTGGAGCGCATCACGCGGGAGTCGTACCTGAAGGGTCCGATGGCGCGGCTCGCCGGGAGCGCAGACGACGTGGCTGCGGTGGTGCAGGAGGCGCTCACCGCGCGGACGCCGCGTGCGCGTTACCGCGTCACGCGGTCGGCGACCCTCCTGATGTCCCTGCGCGCGGTGCTGAGCGACCGCCTGTGGGACGGCTTCCTGGCGCGCACCTACCCCCGACCGGGCGTTCGGTCCTGA
- a CDS encoding lipocalin family protein: MRARRLGILLACGAVAALAVTARTVRVAAQVRPVSPVENFDIDKYMGRWFELARYPNRFQKRCTGDVVVYYARRADGRVDVKNTCATAKGPIEAKGVARRADPKGPASVLEVRFAPAFLSFLPVWGDYWVLDLAPDYSTAVVGSPDRDYLWVLSRTPDVDQPTYARLVEAVRDQGFDPARLVRTRQGAR; encoded by the coding sequence ATGCGTGCTCGTCGACTCGGCATCCTCCTCGCCTGCGGGGCCGTCGCCGCCCTGGCGGTCACGGCCCGCACGGTCCGTGTCGCGGCTCAGGTCCGGCCCGTCAGTCCGGTCGAGAACTTCGACATCGACAAGTACATGGGGCGCTGGTTCGAGTTGGCGCGTTATCCCAACCGGTTCCAGAAGCGGTGCACGGGCGATGTGGTGGTGTATTACGCCAGGCGCGCCGACGGCCGGGTCGACGTGAAGAACACCTGCGCCACGGCGAAGGGCCCGATCGAGGCCAAGGGAGTGGCGCGTCGAGCCGACCCGAAGGGGCCGGCGTCGGTGCTCGAGGTGCGGTTCGCCCCGGCTTTCCTGTCGTTCCTGCCCGTGTGGGGCGACTACTGGGTGCTCGACCTCGCCCCGGACTACAGCACTGCCGTCGTCGGATCGCCTGACCGCGACTACCTGTGGGTGCTGTCGAGGACTCCCGACGTCGATCAGCCCACCTACGCGCGACTTGTCGAGGCGGTCCGCGACCAGGGGTTCGATCCGGCCCGACTCGTGCGGACGCGGCAGGGCGCCAGGTAG
- a CDS encoding PilW family protein → MTPSSERGLTMVELLVSSAVMVVVLLMTTSVMVSSSRMFGQQRAALDARDTAGAAMDLITRLLRQSSCISDTDVYCQAIFPDPDNNGTFDSVRVRSDWNPRDGAYDDPYEDVLFVVANGSLWKREPTDAALVSFGPRVQSIAFAYTNQNGGPLANVLTRPDLIGGVNVTITSINDIGMPVTTSSGTISVRRIK, encoded by the coding sequence ATGACGCCCTCTTCCGAACGCGGCCTGACGATGGTGGAGCTGCTCGTGAGCAGCGCCGTCATGGTCGTCGTGCTGCTGATGACCACGTCGGTGATGGTGTCGTCGAGCCGCATGTTCGGCCAGCAGCGCGCCGCCCTCGACGCGCGCGACACCGCCGGCGCGGCGATGGACCTGATCACCAGGCTGCTGCGCCAGTCGTCGTGCATCAGCGACACCGACGTCTACTGCCAGGCGATCTTCCCTGACCCGGACAACAACGGCACCTTCGACTCGGTGCGGGTGCGGTCGGACTGGAACCCGCGCGACGGCGCCTACGACGACCCGTACGAGGACGTGCTGTTCGTCGTCGCCAACGGCTCGCTCTGGAAGCGGGAGCCGACCGACGCGGCGCTCGTGTCGTTCGGCCCGCGCGTGCAGTCGATCGCCTTTGCCTACACCAACCAGAACGGCGGGCCGCTGGCCAACGTGCTCACCCGTCCCGACCTGATCGGCGGCGTCAACGTGACGATCACCAGCATCAACGACATCGGCATGCCCGTGACCACCAGCTCGGGCACCATCAGCGTGAGGAGGATCAAGTGA
- a CDS encoding prepilin-type N-terminal cleavage/methylation domain-containing protein — protein sequence MFAPRASRRGFSIVELLMVLAVSATIMAVGTPLLRGALTSQRLRVGATEIGNAMSEARRQAFRTSAQARVEVDPADGRISVFAREVTTDQEVELKRYFLPAGIQFVAPTAVTSYAFDALGRPTQQPMQLSIQIEDTTVIRNISVLATGRTTGT from the coding sequence ATGTTCGCACCGCGTGCCTCCCGGCGGGGATTCTCCATTGTGGAATTGCTGATGGTCCTGGCCGTCAGCGCGACGATTATGGCCGTCGGAACGCCCCTCCTGCGGGGGGCGCTCACGTCGCAGCGCCTGCGCGTCGGAGCGACGGAGATCGGCAATGCCATGTCGGAGGCCCGACGCCAGGCGTTCCGCACCAGCGCGCAGGCGCGGGTCGAGGTCGATCCGGCCGACGGACGCATCTCCGTCTTCGCCCGGGAAGTGACCACTGACCAGGAAGTCGAGCTGAAGCGGTATTTCCTGCCGGCCGGCATCCAGTTCGTCGCGCCGACGGCGGTCACCTCCTACGCCTTCGACGCCCTCGGTCGCCCGACGCAGCAGCCGATGCAACTCAGCATCCAGATCGAAGACACCACCGTCATCCGCAACATCAGCGTGCTGGCCACCGGCCGCACGACCGGGACCTGA
- a CDS encoding bifunctional 2-polyprenyl-6-hydroxyphenol methylase/3-demethylubiquinol 3-O-methyltransferase UbiG encodes MSRDIDALTSYTLKHLRDRWWSTRWTHWVGSHLRCDPGGRLVHVGCGNGEIDVALALTTPDLHVVSVDIHPSRARHARELAGEVGARIQALAGDARSLPLREGCADAVLCIGVLQHLADPEAATHALAALVRPGGRILIVEPDHESRTWYCGTPAGDRAFTAARETLGRWHRELAPSAPTRLGMHVVSWLREAGLEPLVVEPLPVAESRLGAPPPGVWENRDRLLTASASAPGREADGERLREALEAYRDAADAQGAAFVEIQHALLVATLAQRPG; translated from the coding sequence ATGTCACGAGACATCGACGCGCTCACCTCGTACACGCTGAAGCACCTGCGGGACCGCTGGTGGAGCACCCGCTGGACGCACTGGGTCGGCAGCCATCTCCGGTGCGACCCCGGCGGGCGGCTGGTGCACGTCGGGTGCGGCAACGGCGAGATCGACGTCGCCCTGGCCCTGACGACACCCGACCTGCACGTGGTCTCGGTCGACATCCACCCGTCGCGCGCCCGCCACGCCCGGGAACTGGCCGGCGAGGTCGGCGCGCGCATCCAGGCGCTGGCTGGCGATGCCCGCTCCCTGCCGCTGCGGGAGGGCTGCGCCGACGCCGTGCTCTGCATCGGCGTGCTCCAGCACCTGGCCGACCCCGAGGCGGCCACCCATGCCCTGGCGGCCCTGGTCCGACCCGGTGGCCGCATCCTGATCGTCGAGCCCGATCACGAGTCGCGCACGTGGTACTGCGGCACGCCCGCCGGCGACCGCGCCTTCACCGCGGCTCGGGAGACGCTGGGACGATGGCACCGCGAGTTGGCGCCCTCGGCGCCGACCCGCCTCGGCATGCACGTCGTGTCGTGGCTCCGGGAGGCCGGCCTCGAGCCGTTGGTCGTCGAGCCCCTGCCCGTCGCCGAATCGCGCCTCGGCGCGCCTCCGCCCGGCGTGTGGGAGAACCGCGACCGCCTGCTGACGGCCAGCGCCAGCGCGCCAGGTCGGGAGGCCGACGGCGAGCGCCTGCGAGAAGCCCTCGAGGCCTATCGCGACGCCGCCGACGCCCAGGGCGCCGCGTTCGTGGAGATCCAGCACGCCCTGCTCGTCGCGACGCTGGCGCAGAGACCGGGATAG
- a CDS encoding class I SAM-dependent methyltransferase, which translates to MPAGHEGWGAYAPFYDWENARTMGRRDLGFWRQLAAQAGGPVVELGSGTGRLTVPLHRQGIPIVGVDYTAEMLRRVAPRARRSRTTRPRVVRADASRLPLADGAFRLVMAPYGFLQSLLSDVVLSRTIREAHRVLAPGGLFGIDLVPDVPRWRQYTRKVVFFSPEGPRGLPITLRETVRQDREKGLTTFEQEYIEGRGPRKQVTPFTIRFRTLPLPKVAARLERAGFEVEAVLGDYRGGTWDSRADVWLLLARKR; encoded by the coding sequence ATGCCCGCTGGCCACGAAGGATGGGGCGCGTACGCGCCGTTCTACGACTGGGAGAACGCTCGCACGATGGGGCGTCGCGACCTCGGCTTCTGGCGCCAACTGGCAGCGCAGGCCGGCGGGCCGGTCGTCGAACTCGGCAGCGGTACCGGGCGGCTGACCGTGCCGCTCCACCGGCAAGGCATCCCGATCGTGGGGGTCGACTACACCGCGGAGATGCTCCGTCGCGTCGCGCCGCGGGCCCGGCGCTCCCGTACCACCCGACCTCGCGTCGTCAGGGCCGACGCCAGCCGCTTGCCGCTTGCCGATGGGGCGTTTCGCCTCGTCATGGCCCCGTACGGTTTCCTCCAGTCGCTGCTGAGCGATGTCGTCCTCTCGCGCACCATCCGAGAGGCGCACCGGGTGCTCGCCCCCGGTGGCCTGTTCGGCATCGACCTCGTCCCCGACGTCCCCCGCTGGCGTCAGTACACCCGCAAGGTCGTGTTCTTCAGCCCGGAGGGTCCCCGCGGCCTGCCGATCACGCTCCGCGAGACGGTCAGGCAGGATCGCGAGAAGGGACTCACCACCTTCGAACAGGAGTACATCGAGGGGCGGGGGCCCCGGAAACAGGTGACGCCGTTCACCATCCGCTTCCGGACCCTGCCGCTGCCGAAAGTGGCCGCCCGCCTCGAACGGGCAGGGTTCGAGGTCGAGGCCGTGCTCGGCGACTACCGGGGGGGTACCTGGGACAGCCGCGCCGACGTCTGGCTGCTGCTCGCCCGCAAGAGGTAG
- a CDS encoding YebC/PmpR family DNA-binding transcriptional regulator produces the protein MSGHSKWHTIKHKKGALDAKRGKIFTRIIKELSVAARSGGGDPAMNPRLRTVIAEAKSVNMPNDNITRAIRRGTGEEEGVNYEEITYEGYGPGGAAVIIETLTDNRNRTVGELRHLLTKNNGSLGETNSVAWMFERKGFIAVEKAKVDEEALMAAVLDAGADDMADEGDTWEITCDIAGYEAVLEAVKKLSIEPAEAQALAMLPKNTIKLEGKTAQQMLKLMDALDDHDDVKQVWSNFDIEEKEIEASMA, from the coding sequence ATGTCCGGCCACTCGAAATGGCACACGATCAAGCACAAGAAGGGCGCGCTCGACGCCAAGCGCGGCAAGATCTTCACGCGCATCATCAAGGAGTTGTCCGTCGCGGCACGTAGCGGCGGTGGCGACCCCGCGATGAACCCGCGCCTGCGCACCGTGATCGCGGAAGCCAAGTCCGTGAACATGCCCAACGACAACATCACGCGGGCAATCCGGCGCGGCACGGGCGAGGAAGAGGGCGTCAACTACGAGGAGATCACCTACGAGGGCTACGGCCCCGGCGGCGCCGCGGTGATCATCGAGACGCTCACCGACAACCGCAACCGCACGGTCGGGGAACTGCGCCACCTCCTCACCAAGAACAACGGCAGCCTCGGCGAGACCAACTCGGTCGCCTGGATGTTCGAGCGCAAGGGCTTCATCGCGGTCGAGAAGGCCAAGGTCGACGAGGAGGCGCTGATGGCCGCCGTGCTCGACGCCGGCGCCGACGACATGGCCGACGAGGGCGATACCTGGGAGATCACGTGCGACATCGCCGGTTACGAGGCGGTGCTCGAGGCCGTGAAGAAGCTCTCGATCGAGCCTGCGGAGGCCCAGGCCCTCGCCATGCTGCCCAAGAACACCATCAAGCTCGAGGGCAAGACCGCCCAGCAGATGCTCAAGCTGATGGACGCGCTCGACGACCACGACGACGTCAAGCAGGTGTGGTCGAACTTCGACATCGAGGAGAAGGAGATCGAGGCCTCGATGGCATGA
- the ruvC gene encoding crossover junction endodeoxyribonuclease RuvC codes for MRIFGIDPGSVRTGYGCIETSGARCALVCSGAIVPPPRSPFPEKLQVLHLELTARLADARPDCVAIESLFHGLNTRSAFALAHARGVMLLAATQLGIAVVEYAPAEVKRAVVGFGRAEKPQVQQMVTMLLGLDAPPRPLDVSDALAVAICHAHTASSLVPQADATPFARGRRVTSWRQVRPEDLERR; via the coding sequence ATGAGGATCTTCGGGATCGACCCCGGGTCGGTGCGCACCGGCTACGGCTGCATCGAGACCAGCGGCGCCCGCTGCGCCCTGGTCTGCAGCGGCGCCATCGTGCCACCTCCCCGGAGTCCCTTCCCGGAGAAACTGCAGGTCCTCCACCTCGAACTCACCGCCCGGCTCGCCGACGCCCGCCCCGACTGCGTCGCCATCGAGAGCCTCTTCCACGGGCTGAACACCCGCAGCGCGTTCGCCCTGGCTCATGCCAGGGGCGTGATGCTGCTCGCGGCAACGCAACTCGGGATTGCCGTGGTCGAGTACGCGCCGGCCGAGGTCAAGCGCGCCGTCGTCGGTTTCGGCCGCGCGGAGAAGCCCCAGGTCCAGCAAATGGTCACGATGCTGCTCGGCCTCGACGCGCCGCCCAGGCCCCTCGACGTGTCCGATGCCCTCGCCGTCGCCATCTGCCATGCGCACACCGCGTCGTCGCTGGTGCCACAGGCCGACGCCACGCCCTTCGCGCGCGGCCGCCGCGTGACCAGCTGGCGCCAGGTGCGTCCAGAGGACCTGGAGCGCCGATGA
- the ruvA gene encoding Holliday junction branch migration protein RuvA: MIAALRGRLIEKQPARLIVDVGGVGYDVQVPLSTYGSVGEVGGELSLRVHTHVREEQIALFGFLTALEQQIFERLISVNGIGPKVALAVLSGIAPGDLVAAVQGNEPARLTTIPGIGRKTAERIVLELRDRLPAALPVAADATGPGGAVRADLISALVNLGYPRPTVEKAVGDVLKAQPSSTFDEALRQALGRLARA; encoded by the coding sequence ATGATCGCCGCCCTGCGAGGCCGGCTGATCGAGAAGCAGCCGGCGCGGCTGATCGTCGACGTCGGTGGCGTCGGCTACGACGTGCAGGTGCCGCTCTCGACCTACGGCAGCGTCGGCGAGGTCGGCGGCGAGCTCTCGCTGCGCGTCCACACCCACGTGCGCGAGGAGCAGATCGCGCTCTTCGGGTTCCTCACCGCGCTCGAGCAGCAGATCTTCGAGCGGCTGATCTCGGTCAACGGCATCGGGCCGAAGGTCGCGCTCGCCGTCCTCTCGGGCATCGCGCCCGGCGACCTGGTCGCCGCGGTGCAGGGCAACGAGCCGGCACGATTGACGACGATCCCGGGCATCGGCCGCAAGACCGCCGAGCGCATCGTCCTGGAACTGCGTGACCGGCTGCCGGCGGCGCTTCCCGTGGCGGCCGACGCCACCGGTCCCGGCGGTGCGGTGCGCGCCGACCTGATCTCGGCCCTCGTCAACCTCGGCTACCCGCGCCCGACCGTCGAGAAGGCGGTCGGTGACGTGTTGAAGGCCCAGCCGTCGTCGACCTTCGACGAGGCGCTCCGGCAGGCGCTCGGGCGGCTCGCCCGGGCATGA
- the ruvB gene encoding Holliday junction branch migration DNA helicase RuvB, translating into MHDPRVVSGRVGDDEAQYEAGLRPRTLDDYIGQDRVRENLQVAIAAARQRGEALDHVLVSGPPGLGKTTLAHVIANEMGVSMKASSGPVIERPGDLAAILTTLQRHEVLFIDEIHRLSPAIEEILYPAMEDYELDIVIGQGPGARSVKVPVQPFTLVAATTRTGLLTAPLRSRFGLVHRLDYYGEGDMVEIVTRSARILGVSMAPEAAAEVARRSRGTPRIANRLLRRVRDYAQVRADGVVTIEVAQAALTLLEVDAYGFDEVDRRLLRVIIDKFDGGPVGVNTLAAALGEERDAVEDIYEPFLMQVGFLERTPRGRVVTRRAYAFFGLDAPGKDNRLW; encoded by the coding sequence ATGCACGATCCCCGTGTCGTGAGCGGTCGCGTCGGCGACGACGAGGCGCAGTACGAGGCCGGGCTGCGCCCGCGCACGCTCGACGACTACATCGGGCAGGACCGCGTGCGCGAGAACCTGCAGGTGGCGATCGCGGCGGCGCGGCAGCGCGGCGAGGCCCTCGACCACGTGCTGGTGTCGGGGCCGCCTGGCCTCGGCAAGACGACGCTGGCGCACGTCATCGCCAACGAGATGGGCGTGTCGATGAAGGCCTCGTCGGGGCCGGTCATCGAGCGTCCCGGTGATCTCGCCGCCATCCTCACGACGCTGCAGCGCCACGAGGTGCTGTTCATCGACGAGATCCACCGCCTGTCGCCGGCCATCGAGGAGATCCTCTACCCGGCGATGGAGGACTACGAGCTCGACATCGTCATCGGGCAGGGGCCGGGCGCGCGATCGGTGAAGGTGCCGGTGCAGCCGTTCACGCTGGTGGCAGCGACCACCCGCACCGGCCTGCTGACGGCGCCGCTGCGCAGCCGCTTCGGGCTCGTGCATCGCCTCGACTACTACGGCGAGGGCGACATGGTCGAGATCGTGACGCGGTCGGCGCGCATCCTCGGCGTGTCGATGGCGCCCGAGGCGGCCGCCGAGGTGGCGAGGCGGTCGCGCGGCACGCCGCGCATCGCCAACCGACTGCTGCGGCGCGTCCGCGACTACGCGCAGGTGCGTGCCGACGGCGTGGTGACCATCGAGGTGGCGCAGGCCGCGCTCACGCTCCTCGAGGTCGACGCCTACGGCTTCGACGAGGTCGATCGCCGCCTGTTGCGCGTGATCATCGACAAGTTCGATGGCGGGCCCGTCGGCGTGAACACGCTGGCGGCCGCGCTCGGGGAGGAGCGCGACGCCGTCGAGGACATCTACGAGCCCTTCCTCATGCAGGTGGGCTTTCTCGAGCGCACGCCGCGGGGTCGGGTGGTGACCCGCCGCGCGTATGCGTTCTTCGGGCTCGACGCGCCCGGAAAGGACAATCGCCTGTGGTAA
- a CDS encoding beta-ketoacyl-ACP synthase III, whose translation MQPCISGLATYLPPRTLTNADLEKMVDTNDEWILQRTGIRKRHIVDPGVATSDLAAEAARAAIARAGLTPADIDVIIVGTTTPDTIFPSTACLLQHKIGASKAWGFDLGAACSGFTYALTTAAGFVSAGMAKHALVVGADVMSSIIDYTDRTTCVLFGDGAGAVIVSPSPGDGLGLIDFTHEVDGSGGPALCMPAGGSKMPASHETVDKRMHYVHQDGQTVFRFAVRKNEEVCKRLLERNGLTSADLDLFVSHQANKRIIESAAQRLGVPPEKFVLNIGEYGNTTAATIPLALDDAQRDGRLKKGDLVMLASVGAGFTVGSVLLRWAY comes from the coding sequence ATCCAGCCCTGCATCAGCGGCCTGGCCACGTACCTGCCGCCGCGCACGCTCACCAACGCCGACCTCGAGAAGATGGTCGACACCAACGACGAGTGGATCCTGCAGCGCACCGGCATCCGCAAGCGCCACATCGTCGATCCGGGCGTCGCCACGTCGGACCTCGCGGCGGAGGCGGCCCGTGCGGCCATCGCGCGCGCCGGGCTCACGCCGGCCGACATCGACGTGATCATCGTCGGCACCACCACGCCCGACACGATCTTCCCGAGCACGGCCTGCCTGCTGCAGCACAAGATCGGCGCGAGCAAGGCCTGGGGCTTCGACCTCGGCGCCGCCTGCTCCGGCTTCACCTACGCGCTGACGACGGCGGCCGGCTTCGTGAGTGCAGGCATGGCGAAGCACGCGCTCGTCGTCGGCGCCGACGTGATGTCGAGCATCATCGACTACACCGACCGCACCACCTGCGTGTTGTTCGGCGATGGCGCGGGCGCGGTGATCGTCTCGCCGTCGCCCGGCGACGGACTCGGCCTGATCGACTTCACCCACGAGGTGGACGGCAGTGGTGGCCCGGCGCTGTGCATGCCGGCCGGCGGCTCGAAGATGCCGGCCAGCCACGAGACGGTGGACAAGCGGATGCACTACGTCCACCAGGACGGGCAGACCGTGTTCCGGTTCGCGGTGCGCAAGAACGAGGAAGTGTGCAAGCGCCTCCTCGAGCGGAACGGCCTCACCTCGGCCGACCTCGACCTGTTCGTGTCGCACCAGGCCAACAAGCGGATCATCGAGTCGGCCGCCCAGCGCCTCGGCGTGCCGCCCGAGAAGTTCGTGCTCAACATCGGCGAGTACGGCAACACCACCGCCGCGACCATCCCGCTCGCGCTCGACGACGCGCAACGCGACGGCCGCCTGAAGAAGGGCGACCTCGTGATGCTCGCGTCGGTCGGCGCCGGCTTCACGGTGGGCTCGGTGCTGCTCCGCTGGGCGTACTGA
- a CDS encoding response regulator transcription factor — translation MTSEVRSPIRLLVADDHDILRQGLVAVLERDPRFSVVATASNGEEAVAAFRRTQPDLAIMDLRMPVMEGPEAIRAIRAEFPEARVVVLTVYEGDVDIARALSAGAAAYVLKGMPSDELFEAIIAVHEGRQYIPPRITQVLDQAGRTDLTRREMDVLRLIVSGHSNREIAHELNTTEGTIKSYVNGLLGKLGVRDRTQAATAAIRRGLVKLEEAEKAKAERAALGHDVTNM, via the coding sequence GTGACCAGCGAAGTACGCTCACCCATCCGCCTGCTCGTGGCGGACGATCACGACATCCTGCGCCAGGGGCTGGTGGCCGTGCTCGAGCGCGATCCGCGCTTCTCGGTGGTCGCCACCGCCAGCAACGGCGAGGAGGCCGTTGCCGCCTTCCGGCGCACCCAGCCCGACCTGGCCATCATGGACCTGCGCATGCCGGTGATGGAGGGCCCCGAGGCGATCCGGGCCATCCGCGCCGAGTTCCCCGAGGCGCGGGTCGTGGTGCTGACCGTGTACGAGGGCGACGTGGACATCGCCCGGGCCCTGTCGGCCGGCGCCGCCGCGTACGTGCTCAAGGGCATGCCGAGCGACGAACTGTTCGAGGCGATCATCGCGGTGCACGAGGGACGGCAGTACATCCCGCCGCGCATCACGCAGGTGCTCGACCAGGCCGGCCGCACCGACCTGACCCGCCGCGAGATGGACGTCCTGCGCCTCATCGTCAGCGGCCACAGCAACCGCGAGATCGCCCACGAGCTGAACACGACCGAAGGCACGATCAAGTCGTACGTGAACGGCCTGCTCGGCAAGCTCGGCGTCCGCGACCGCACCCAGGCGGCGACCGCCGCCATCCGGCGCGGCCTCGTGAAGCTCGAGGAGGCCGAGAAGGCCAAGGCCGAGCGCGCCGCACTCGGGCACGACGTGACGAACATGTAG